The proteins below are encoded in one region of Herpetosiphon gulosus:
- a CDS encoding peptidase MA family metallohydrolase, whose product MRQLLCLLIILLLWPHPVAAQTDLPQWLERKTTYISILYPQGSEAEAERYAGYSDAIYEEVTAVVGYRPAPPLTLRIYPTKELYQQVNPAARWLEGIVAHAHTGRREISIAVQQTVGMSDEELRNNVRHELMHIIAAELSDGRLSTMWQEGIAQYVEVPTSQSGYKIALLKQALENKQLATWRALDSTGAVYDNPALGYPQSWSMVSFLIQRYGMARFLAFLEALRTASGYRSALSQAYSLSAESLESEWLAQLPTWIDGGWKQAPSVAFDQASIETALTAGRYSEALTAAETALTIKDDPAIAALREQARKGVRAEDAAAAARVALLSGRYAEAKTAIEQALPLFADLARIDRQKLLNDYLQRADQGLKAQQLLETARRDLNGIRVVAARNNIEQAANLFSQLGDSNGRSQAAQLLESLNLRLKIVGIVLIVVVGLGMAWNIDRRRALRKRILPL is encoded by the coding sequence TGTTTGCTGATCATTCTGTTACTCTGGCCGCATCCTGTGGCTGCTCAAACTGATCTCCCTCAATGGCTTGAACGCAAAACCACCTATATTTCTATTTTGTATCCCCAAGGCAGCGAAGCCGAAGCCGAGCGCTATGCTGGCTATAGCGACGCGATCTACGAGGAAGTTACGGCGGTGGTTGGTTATCGACCTGCCCCACCCTTGACGCTGCGCATCTACCCCACTAAAGAACTGTATCAACAGGTGAATCCTGCGGCCCGTTGGCTCGAAGGCATCGTGGCTCATGCCCACACTGGGCGGCGCGAAATTAGCATTGCTGTGCAGCAAACCGTTGGCATGAGCGATGAAGAATTACGCAATAATGTGCGCCATGAATTAATGCATATTATCGCTGCTGAGCTTTCCGATGGCCGATTAAGCACGATGTGGCAGGAAGGCATTGCCCAATATGTTGAAGTGCCAACCAGCCAAAGTGGCTACAAAATTGCCTTGCTCAAACAAGCTCTAGAAAATAAACAATTAGCAACATGGCGAGCCTTGGATAGCACTGGCGCGGTCTACGATAATCCAGCGCTGGGCTATCCCCAAAGCTGGTCGATGGTCTCGTTCTTAATTCAACGCTATGGCATGGCTCGGTTTTTGGCTTTTTTAGAGGCGCTACGTACAGCTAGCGGCTATCGTTCTGCCCTCAGTCAGGCGTATAGTCTTAGCGCCGAAAGCCTTGAAAGCGAATGGCTGGCTCAACTGCCAACATGGATCGATGGTGGTTGGAAGCAAGCGCCGAGTGTCGCCTTCGATCAAGCGAGCATCGAAACCGCCCTTACTGCTGGTCGTTATAGCGAGGCCTTGACTGCCGCCGAAACCGCCCTGACGATCAAGGATGATCCAGCGATTGCCGCTTTACGCGAACAAGCTCGCAAAGGTGTGCGAGCTGAAGATGCTGCTGCTGCTGCCCGCGTGGCGCTATTGTCAGGCCGTTACGCTGAAGCCAAAACCGCAATCGAACAAGCCTTGCCGTTATTTGCTGATTTGGCGCGAATTGATCGCCAAAAATTGCTGAATGATTATCTGCAACGCGCCGACCAAGGCCTCAAAGCCCAACAATTGCTCGAAACTGCCCGCCGCGATTTGAATGGAATTCGCGTGGTTGCTGCACGCAACAATATTGAGCAAGCCGCTAATTTATTTAGCCAGCTTGGCGATAGCAATGGGCGCAGCCAAGCCGCTCAGTTGCTCGAATCGCTCAATCTGCGGCTAAAAATCGTGGGTATCGTGTTGATTGTCGTGGTTGGTTTGGGCATGGCCTGGAATATTGATCGACGGCGGGCCCTGCGCAAGCGAATATTGCCACTCTAG